The nucleotide sequence gaagtagtcttgggaatccacttgactaaggtcttaggagcttcttcaaatgcgtcaatttcctcttgaagcttgtccttgcctttttgcttgtagtcttgtggtggaagatcatcttgagcttgtgtccccttgaaagaagtatcatacttctcttgttgaggaacaaactttgtcttggggtattgatcttcttcccactcaactccattggcattgaacttttgttcaaaaccaacgccttgattcttccggtgcattccttgcttgcgcacaatttcctcgaattgcttgctcccggcaaggcttttgtacactcctttctctataattcccttcaataagctattttcttgctcaagtgtaacttggctaagagagtcattagtggaatcaagagaactactagaagcaacaatattggatttagcatgatcattgttactgctagaggaagaatctttcttgttcttgttactagacttgacttgaggcatgtaagtggataagagtaaacgcttggcaatgtaagaagaacttttcttatggagatcatcattgattgcttttaagaactcatgctcttgctcaagattgagcttttcaaagcgtaatttctcatgagctcttaaaagttctcgatgatcttcgaagatagtttcatgagctaacttaagagtgtttagtttttagttagagcctcaatcttttccttatcattgtcattcattttatcttgattagcatgattaattgacatttcatcatagtattcatcactagagttgtcaataagcaaatcatcacctaacaagtcatcttcatcactattgaaatcaacatactcggggtgtgttaccttaggacctttggccatgaagcatcttccaattccttcatttggtgagtcaaatatgtcgtaggagttggttgacacaagtgctagaccggcaacaccttcatcttgagtatcttcggagtcggagtgataacttctctcggagtggctgtcggagtcggagccggatacccattcaccaacatgagcttgatgtcttcgtcttgtgtagctccttgatgatttttccttcctttccgaatccttgcttctccgtgagtatcttcgttcataacgatcatctctactccttctctctcttggtggtgattatttgcttcttctttttggagaatcttctcttctcttgtagggagccatacactcattggaatagtgtccgggtcttccacaactgtagcagtttcgctctcgactagaagatcttttgtcattgtaggaccttgacttgaagcttctatctttgcttctactcttgtagaacttgttgaagttcttcaccattaagcttaattcttcattgaagtcttgtttctcacttgatgatgtaggggcttcacatgaggctttataggcaccacttgatttgttgtgaagttcctctttatccttaagtgacatctcatgagcaacaattcttccaatcacctccgttggcttgagatctttgtaactgggtatcatttggatcaatgtgcacacggtatcatattttccatccaaggctcttagaatcttcttgatgatgaatctatcggtcatctcttcacttcctaagccggcaatctcatttgtgatgagagcaagcctagagtacatttcagcgacaccttcaccatccttcatcttgaacttgtcaagttggctttgaagcacatccaacatggattccttgacggagtcggtaccttcgtgcatatcaatcaaagtgtcccaaatttccttcgcattctcaagacggctgattttgttgaattcttcggggcacaatccgttgaagagaatatcacaagcttgagcattgtattgcaacatcttcaactcatccgcggtagcttcacggtttggttctctcccatcaaagaagtcacctttcaaaccaacacacacaatagcccaaacggcggggttatgtccaagaatatgcattttcattttatgcttccaactagcaaaattagtaccatcaaagtagggacctctatggtgataatttccctcgctagacgccatactctcctaggttgtgaaaccaaggctatgaccaccaaaagctatggagatcaaagcaaatggagaccaaagctctgataccacttgtaggatcgaaagtatgtctagaggggggtgattagactacttgaccaaataaaaacttaaccttttcccaattttagttcttggcagattttagctattttaggacaagtcaagcaatcatcacacaattcaagcaagcatgcaaagagtatattggcagcggaaagtaaagcatgcaacttgcaagaatgtaaagggaagggtttggagaattcaaacgcaattggagacacggatgtttttcccgtggttcggataggtggtgctatcctacatccacgttgatggagacttcaacccacaaagggtaacggttgcgcgagtccacacagggctccacccacgaagggtaacggttgcgcgagtccacacagggctccacccacgaagggtccatgaagaagcaaccacccacaaaagggtccacgaagaagcaaccttgtctatcccaccaaggccatcgcccacacaggacttgcctcactagcggtagatcttcacgaagtaggcgatctccttgcccttacaaactccttggttcaactccacaatcttgtcgaaggctcccaagtgacacctagccaatctaggagacaccactctccaagaagtaacaaatggtgtgtaggtaatgaactccttgctcttgtgcttcaaatgatagtctccccaacactcaactctatctcataggatttggattttgtggaaagaagatttgagtggaaagcaacttggagaggctagagatcaagattcatatggtaggaatggaatatcttggtctcaacacatgagtaggtggttctctctcagaacatatgagttggaatggtgtatgtgttctgatggctctctcttcgaatgaagaggagctggaggggtatatatagcctccacacaaaatccaaccgttacacacagttttccaatctcggtgggaccgaatcaacaaactcggtcggaccgaaaatgtaaacctagtgaccgttagagattttcggtgggactgacatgcaactcggtaggaccgatatggttagggtttgggcataacgtaatctcggtgagaccgattacacaaactcggtgagaccgaatttggtaattagctaaccagagagttggtcaggcaaactcggtgggaccgatttgctctttcggtgagaccgaaaagttacaaaggggaaacactgaatttacattgcaatctcgatgggaccgattcgctctttcggtgagaccgaaaagttacgaaaaggaaacaaagagtttgcaatcccatctcggtgagaccgagatccctatcggtagaaccgaatttctagggtttggcagtggcttatgacaagtgaaactcggtggcgccggataggaagaatcagtaggaccgagtttggcttagggttaaggtcatatgtggatatgggaaagtagttgagggttttggagcatatcactaagcacatgaagcaagaggctcattaagcaacacctcatccctccttgatagtattggcttttcctaaagactcaatgtgatcttggatcactaaaatataaaatgaagagtcttgagcttttgagcttgagccaatcctttgtccttagcattttgagggttccactttcacatccatgccatgccaatcattgagctttcctgaaataatcatcttggaatagcattagctcaatgagctatatgttgttatgaattaccaaaaccacctagggatagttgcactttcagaaatacttacgctactttgctgcatcatcctctcctcttcgggtaaatccaacgcagtgctcaggaggtagcaacggacaaggaaattgcagagataaaggaaaagatgagtaacggaaaggctaaaggttttcgtgaggatgaactcagaactttatggtttgaggatcgtatctatgtgcccaatgacccagaggtcaggaagttaattctttaggaggcccatgattcaccgtacttgattcacccaggcaacaccaagatgtatctgtactagaaggaaagtttctggtggacaggtatgaagaaggatattgccgagtatgtagcagtatgcgatgtttgtcagcgagtaaaggcggaacaccagAAGCCGGCAGGAttacttcaacctttgccgatacccgagtggaaatgggagaaacttggaatggattttataataggattacccaggacccgttcaggttatgattctatctgggtagtagttgatcacttgaccaaggtagctcatttcattcccgtgaagaccacatataccagcgctaagttagccaagatatacatgaacaggatcgtatgtatgcatggagttccgagaaGTATCGTgttagatagaggaacacaatttacctcaaacttttggaatcagttacatgaaactttgggtatgaggctggagttcagtacatcatttcatccgcagacagatggacagaccgagagagtcaaccagattctggaggacattttgagagcctgtgcgctagattacgggtctagctgggatgacaacctgccatacgcagagttctcgtacaacaacagctatcagactagtctgaagatggcccctttcgaagctctatacggaaggaggtgcagaacaccattgctgtgggatggtgttggagaccgaaaactttttggttccgatcttatcagagactccaaagagaaggtcaagctgattcgagatagactcaagatagcccagtcaagacagaagagttatgccgacagtaaacgcaaggagataacgtatgaagttggagaccgagcatatctccgtgtaTCCTCACTTCGAGGAATCAAgaggtttggtgttaaaggaaaatTATCACCCAGGTTCATCGGCCCATACAAAATCCTCGAACGtagaggagaagttgcatacaagctggaattgccggaaggattgtcaggagttcacgatgtcttccatgtttcccagctgaagaaatgtcatgctgagatggcgaTATATCTTTGAGAGACACAgcgcccctagaggccatacagctttccagtgatctgacttatgaggagaaacccatcAGAATTCTTGAGATTGCAAACAGAGTTACGTGGagcaagatcatcaagttctgcaaggttctgtggagccaccactccgaggaggaagccacctaggagcgagaagaagatctccgtcgtgaccacccgcacctatttgctagccaacccgaatctcgagggcaagattcatcttaaggtgggtaggtttgtaacatcccaaattttcaatttggaatgttttacaattatttgctaagcatctatgcatgttGTTGAAACCGAGTGGCATTTGAAATTTCAGAGGCAGTTGAGTTTTTTTCTTCTTGAATTTGGACTTGATTGGCATTTGAAATTTTATTTCAAAAatacctgacaaatacttgagcaaaagtatgagaggagtaaacatgacactccaaaaagaTGTCAGaaaaaatattgccaaaaagtatgaattgaaatttgaatttatttggagtttgcagaaaatgtttttttagtttctgttttgcctctggaaaaatgtccacgttgtaggattaattctTCTGAttttattagtatatatatatattctataaaaatattatagatttctcttattttagttttttttcctctgccttatttcaaaaaaaagagagaagccctCTGAACTGGCCAGGCCGATGGCCCAGCCAGCGAAGCCGCTAGCCCAGCGCAGCGCGCCGCACgcttctccccctcctctctctcgttgaCAGTGGGACCCGCCCCTGTTCTTTCCCCTCCTCCATGCCTTGCCAAGCCGGAGCACAACCGGAGCACGCCCGTCGCCGCGATCTTCCCGGGATCATGCTCCGAAGCCTTCCCCTCCTCCAAGTTGATGTCCTATAAATACCTACGCCCTTCCTCCCTCGAATCCCCCTAAAACCCTACTCCAAAACCCACCACAGCTCCGCTACCATCCGAACCGATCTCACTCCGCCGCCGTCATTCATCCGCCCCACCCGACGCCGGTGAGCATCACCTCGACCCCTCTTTCCATCCACGCGAACGCCCTCTTCAGTACGCACCTCTTTGACATCCTCTCTTCGCCCAGGGAACATCGGAGTCGCCGCCTTGAGCATCACCGcccgtcgccggagttggagcTCACCAGGAGCTCTGTTGAGCTCGTGCTGCTCGCTACCGTCACCCTCGACCGCCGCTgagaccaccaccgcctccgcaaCACTCCTCCGCCTCGCCCCGACGTCTCCGTCGTCGCCCCGGACCACCGGAGCCActgcgccgtcgccgcccgagccgccgtcgtccGTCGTCGCCATCGAGTTTGCCGTAAGCCGCCGGAACCCACCGTTGGATCGCGcatgtactgaaggaaatatgccctagaggcaataataatgttattattttatttccttatatcatgataaatgtttattattcatgctagaattgtattatccggaaacataatacttgtgtgaatacatagacaaacaaaacgtcactagtatgcctctacttgactagctcattaatcaaagatggttatgtttcctaaccatagacatgtgttgtcatttgattaacgggatcacattattaggagaatgatgtgattgacatgacccagtccattagcttagcacccgatcgtttagtatgttgctattgctttcttcatgacttatacatgttcctatgactatgagattatgcaactcccgtttgccggaggaacactttgtgtgctaccaaatgtcacaacgtaactgggtgattataaaggagctctacaggtgtctccaaaggtacatgttgggttggcgtatttcgagattaggatttgtcactccgattgtcggagaggtatctctgggccctcttggtaatgcacatcacataagccttgcaagcattgcaattaatgagttagttgcgagatgatgtattatgaaacgagtaaagagacttgccggtaacgagattgaactaggtattgagataccgacgatcgaatctcgggcaagtaaaataccgatgacaaagggaacaacgtatgttgttatgcggtctgaccgataaagatcttgtagaatgtgcaggagccaatatgagcatccaggttccgctattggttattgaccggagacgtgtctcggtcatgtctacattgttctcgaacccgtagggtccgcacgcttaaggtttcgatgacagttatattatgagtttatgagttttgatgtaccgaatttagttcggagtcccggatgtgatcacggacataacgaggagtctcgaaatggtcgagacataaagattgatatattggacggctatattcggacaccagaagtgttccgggtgatttcggagaaaaccggagagccggagggttaccggaaccctaccgggagaagtaatgggccatatgggccttagtggagagagagaggggcagccagggtgggccgcgcgcctcctcccccctggtccgaattggactaggagagggggggggggcggcgcccctctttccttctccctccccacttccttccccctcctagtaggagtcctactcctactaggaggaggactcctcctggcgcgccaataggggccggccggcctcctccccttgctcctttatatacgggggcagggggcacccctagacacacaagttgatccacgtgatcatattcttagccgtgtgcggtgcccccttccaccataatcctcgataatattgtagcagtgcttaggcgaagccctgcgacggtaatacatcaagatcgtcaccacgccgtcgtgctgacggaactcttccccgacactttgctggatcggagtccggggatcgtcatcgagctgaacgtgtgctaaaactcgaaggtgccgtagtttcggtgcttgatcggtcgagccgtgaagacgtacgactacatcaaccgcgttgtgctaacgcttccgctgtcggtctacaagggtacgtagatcacactctcccctcttgttgctatgcatcaccatgatcttgcgtgtgcgtaagaatttttttgaaattactacgttccccaacatgtacgACATAGATTAGATCACACGAAGGGTTAGCTTTATTTGTTTAGATCGGTTTTAGTTTGGTCTTTTCCCGGTTTAGTTACGGTTTATTCCAATTGATCGAACCGTTCGGTTATTCTGTTTAGCTGTGGGCGCGTTTTATTTAGTTTTCGCCTGAGCGTTAGATAGGCCCAGTAGCGCATGTTTtgtttttagttttaattttagtttctgtttttaaaacagagtAGTTCTGTTCTTGTAAAATCTATAACTTTTAGGTTATttatgatttttagttgattctttttgctctagtttggaaatttcctatagtttctgtagaaaatagttgcggccatgttttagtttttaaaaattgttttatattagttttagtcagattagtatttctacTATAATTTGAGCTAGAATTAATATTTTTAGGTGATTTTTTTGccactgcttagttttgacctagCCTAGTAGTAGGAACTTGTTGGGGTATTTGTAGATTGTATTAAAATTTGTTTTAGTCGAAATCAAGCTTTTCTAGTTTTATTTAGCCTGCTACTGCTTCTTGCTGTTCTAGTTATTATAGATTTTTAATTTACTCctgttataatttattttagattagtttctgtagttacagagggtgaacatttatttacagcaaaataaaaagttttattttattttcttattagttttgttttaggcataataggagttctataatagctattgatgtgattctttttgcacctagttTATATGCTATTTTCCTttatgttagttagcaaaacccttGTTTTGgtctgttaagaaaagttttagtaggctaaaactatttctttgttgttgcttaaagtgatgaaaaccttgattttgttttcctcgagttttctttggttttggtctGAGTGCTTGTGTGATTTCCTTTAGCTTATTGTTATGTTATCTAGTggaatacttatttgtgctattgtttgactcgatagaattcccggagtgcgaggcctgctattacgagtcgctagctttcgaagaccgtcagccaggaaagtcattggatcatgttttacaatacctatgattttgttgcattagaattattcctccccaTCATGCATGCAGTAGaagaattttaagttatgttcttgagtagtatcatgaggtaggatgaacccaattcccttgttaccattgcccgggacgatgtagtttatttttctatgctcgtagacggggttggttgagagattcataagggagatgtgagagtcaagatgatgacaaccccatgacttcaagctcaagatggatttcaaattcactactgggtggaggacggttgacgggcaccctggagcaaccaacggatggccgggatgcatggagaagcgccatgacatcttgcggaaagcttcatccagccacgaagagacggatggataccccctGACCGGAAgtttacctgtgcagccgcaagccattatgggctctggctgggttgaccttaggcgtgactctggacggacgaTGCCAgtagatgtagaagaacggtaggacatggatgggcaccggcagtgcccagagaaactctacggaagaccctgtttcgtttgtcccgtcttcaaacaccaggcagtgcgagaacataaaggagggaacgaatcttgcgggtaaagtgcacatgactctgcagagtaacaacctaatggattaaccgtgtccccggttacggacaaatgagcctttggaaattggagtatttcggaaatctcaacactgaacataattaattaattgttGGGTTATTAACAATTTCGGGTATGAGAcactggttggcggaaccatctcattaacaaccaacattttatagtaattgcaagcaagtcccttgttgtaggaaaaaaatggcttttttgcaaaaatataaaacttagagccccacagccaattgcatatagtgttagcattattatttgttgttctctctatgacttgtcggcatattcaaaatgctgacctacatggctgcaacgtctcatgttgcaaaggagttttccgaccaggagtgaggctacgatctacgctCGGTAATTGCCCTATGGAGTCGAATGGACTCGCTTATCGTCTACGCTTCCGcggctttatttagtttatttttcatgagttggccttcggccaaaTTTATTAtaatgtaataaagactcgatatgagaatcgtgtaataaattcaggtgtgattgaactttaaatcttttcatcaatgtactgtgtgtgccagcattcTTGGGATgatacagctacacagagacttgaccgatttcgggttgGGTCGTTACAAGGCTCCTTTTTTCTGGTCGGACTATAGCCccttttttagtttcttttttgtgGTCATAGTTTCCAATTTTTGGTTCCTTCTTTTTGTTTggtttgattttcctttttgctgttctttttttatttatattttcttttctttttcccttatttcatattattatttttaattttaaaaaatgttgaaataGAATTTCATTAGAAAACACCAATTCTGGAATATACAAACATGTTTTAAAATTTAACACTGTTCTATTAAATTGAAGAATAGTTTTCAAGAAGTAATAACATTTTGTTAATTTAGTGATCAATTTTGGAATACACgaatatttttttttaaaattctcaagcatttttcaaatatttgaactTTTTTTAATTAGAGGAACTTTTTGAAAATATACATAGATTTATTTTAAATTAATCACATTTTATGAAAATATGGGTATTTAATAAAAGTTTGGAACACATTTTAATTTTGATAACATATATTGAAAACAAGAATATGATtttaaattgaaaagcatttttaATATTCATGAGAACTTTAAAAGTTGAGTACTTTTAATAACTTTtcgagaaagaaaaaaaatgcaacAGTTTTTCCAAAGAAgctgaaaaaccaacttatacatcgTTTGAAGTCTGCCAAAGTGAGTAGCGCCATACTTGGGTTGCCGCTTCATCTTGACCTTCCGGGGAGGAAGGATGGTGACGGTCGCGCGCGAACGCATCGGCGGGCACGGTCGCGCTGTGGTTGAGTCCACATATAAAAACCTATCCATCACCCGATCGACGTCGCGGCCAGTGAGCACATTACTAGCATATCCTCCTTCCACACCTAACGAAACAAGAGAGCAAGCAAACAAACGCGTTTACCTGTCAGGGTCTTGCCCGCCaagtcctctcctctccctcgcctgGATCGAAATGGCGTCGCCGTCCAAGTCGGCAAGGACAACGACGTTCCCTCTTCCCAGGCTCCGGGATCTCATCGAGCACGACGAAGAAGATGAGttcctcgaggaggaggaggaggacgacgacgacgactgggACATCAGGAAGCGCATGTCCCTCCTCACCGTCGAAGGCTCCGACGGCGGTGACGCCGACGATGAGGAAGACGGGTCGGCAGACGTcgatgaggaggatgaggacgaggtGAGGTCCCATGGTCTCAACGGCGAGTACGAGAGCCAGCCGTGGCACCCGTACGATAGCCCAAGAGATCTGAAGCCTCCCTCCTCGGCTTCGCTACCGGGCACGCCGGAGCGCGGGGCGCCGTCGCAGTCGCCGTGGCGCTACTCCAAGGACTACGCCAGCGAGACAGAGGCGGGGTGGTGGCCGGGCGCCCCCCACGACAGGAGCCGGCAGCACTACCGGCGCCAGCGGATGATGCGGGAGGTGTGGCTCGATCGCGCGTGGCAGATGAGGaagcagcggcagcagctgggcgagcgcgGCGATGAGGCGACGGTGGTGGTCGGGAAGGGCGGCGAGTCCCCTGCGCGGGGCGGCGTGGCCATGGACATGGAGGAGGTGCGCGCTTGCAAGGACCTCGGCTTCGACCTGCCGTGCGACTGGACGGTGGAGATCCCCTCCTACACGGTCCCCAACGTCGACACCGCCAGCAGCGGCGGCAACTCCCCGGCCTCCGGCAGCAGCTGGCGCATCTCCAGCCCCGGTTAGTCCCCTCATCATCGCAA is from Triticum aestivum cultivar Chinese Spring chromosome 3A, IWGSC CS RefSeq v2.1, whole genome shotgun sequence and encodes:
- the LOC123058211 gene encoding histone-lysine N-methyltransferase SETD1B, translating into MASPSKSARTTTFPLPRLRDLIEHDEEDEFLEEEEEDDDDDWDIRKRMSLLTVEGSDGGDADDEEDGSADVDEEDEDEVRSHGLNGEYESQPWHPYDSPRDLKPPSSASLPGTPERGAPSQSPWRYSKDYASETEAGWWPGAPHDRSRQHYRRQRMMREVWLDRAWQMRKQRQQLGERGDEATVVVGKGGESPARGGVAMDMEEVRACKDLGFDLPCDWTVEIPSYTVPNVDTASSGGNSPASGSSWRISSPGDDPKDVKARLKVWAQAVALSSASRLGS